The following are encoded in a window of Maylandia zebra isolate NMK-2024a linkage group LG5, Mzebra_GT3a, whole genome shotgun sequence genomic DNA:
- the dlgap4b gene encoding disks large-associated protein 4 isoform X2 has translation MKGLGTNRSRHLSDSCDTSADHSEALFSHKTTTLPRSPYLLSPTMDHYGTMDPHLYSSANPSSLPPECMLPLNNQLSNSSTFPGIHYNSYDQSDFSPPGDSIGGISTGTMGTSMSMGMGMGTGMGMGMAGLSARTPMITSGSATISHHMTKNQTPPSLLEFDKQLPGGRDGFSTLQFHRTSAAAAAKQRTDSPGRIRYMLHSVQKLFAKSQSLESHNMKGNVNGRSTGSGGGSSSTEDGGKHNRRAKSKDRGTKSEATAKRRPRSNMSGYWSSDDLDSSDLSSYHNTMAMMTLGRPSGPDSHGGQNRYIHSGYNTISSSKSSSDLKYQALPGPGGGGGGGLSGLGGLSGPGGLMMNDSDYMKGGSWSTLTMGQPRQVIQKGSATLDRSMLKSKSCQQELTCNYLQVGRRGDWSSSLGRSGGANEIPCRRMRSGSYVKAMGDMEDSDDSEGSPKPSPKTAARRQSYLRATQQSLSDQFPPRNCLPALREFSNNRSLDNLDCIGSIGSSLPPWDDDDFSQACSTLGRRMGQLRDLERSHHYEDRSSDSTFRDSRSHSQDNSEPPDLPMPTCFRSRSHSYLRAIQAGCSQDDEVASIDSGCSPPPIDTTVRTYSTSTDELSGQWKTWKEQFGSYLRATGLDKEPKEKQLAIFLQRFGTDRPHILPPRTVSSCITTCKKAAPPPVPPRTTSKPYISVTVQSSTESAQDNYLDQQDRRSEVNSQSSHAQSNSSDSLDSTRANSLARGIPRPPHIIPTPIATPREPIAPATANASTETSDSVVQHEPLKSGFNKGNLAAEEPLVVPVPRRKLSSIGIQVDCIQEVAREETPPLTRFQSIGVQVEDGWQLSHSSSMASKHETDSDTQDISIISHVINAKPTEKKVMVNCASQSMSSPPGRDSLDSADPTSSPPPPRQILNRSTTRSSSSSFSESLDPALDPSSLPPPDPWLDSGNNSSVPQSGGGGTLCRRDGQWFLKLLQAETGRMEGWCQQMEQETKDNQLSEEVLGKIRSAVGSAQLLMSQKFQQFRGLCEQNLNTNANPRPTAQDLAGFWDLLQLSIEDISLKFDELYHLKSNDWQPVTSAAAQSNSERKDEEKAASKKPGKVRPPLGREKSADSSSNSSLSSAEKQRQEARKRLLAAKKAASFRQNSATESADSIEIYVPEAQTRL, from the exons ATGAAAGGCTTAGGGACCAACCGCAGCAGACACCTGTCTGATTCCTGCGACACTTCTGCAGACCATTCAGAGGCCCTCTTTTCTCATAAGACCACCACACTTCCTCGCAGCCCTTACTTGCTGAGTCCCACAATGGACCACTATGGCACCATGGACCCCCACCTTTACTCTTCAGCCAACCCAAGCTCCCTTCCACCAGAATGCATGCTGCCCCTCAACAACCAGCTGTCCAACAGCAGCACCTTTCCTGGGATTCACTACAACTCCTATGACCAGTCTGATTTTTCTCCTCCTGGGGACAGTATCGGAGGAATAAGCACAGGGACCATGGGGACCTCCATGTCCATGGGCATGGGCATGGGGACGGGAATGGGCATGGGCATGGCAGGGCTGAGCGCACGAACACCTATGATTACAAGTGGCTCAGCAACAATATCACATCATATGACCAAGAACCAGACCCCACCAAGTCTGCTTGAGTTTGATAAACAGTTACCTGGCGGCCGTGATGGATTCAGCACATTGCAGTTTCACCGaacatctgctgctgctgctgccaagCAGCGTACGGACAGTCCTGGTCGTATTCGTTACATGCTGCACTCAGTGCAGAAGCTCTTTGCGAAGTCGCAGTCCCTGGAGAGCCACAACATGAAAGGAAATGTTAACGGACGGTCGACCGGCAGTGGAGGAGGTTCATCTAGTACGGAGGATGGAGGGAAGCACAATCGCAGAGCCAAAAGTAAAGATCGGGGTACAAAATCAGAAGCAACTGCCAAGCGACGGCCACGCTCCAACATGTCGGGTTACTGGAGCTCGGACGATCTGGACAGCAGCGATTTGAGCAGCTACCACAACACCATGGCCATGATGACTCTCGGGCGTCCATCTGGCCCCGACAGCCACGGGGGGCAGAACAGATACATCCACAGTGGCTACAACACTATCAGCTCATCTAAAAGCAGCAGTGACTTAAAGTATCAGGCACTTCCTGGGCCAGggggtggaggaggtggtggatTAAGTGGACTAGGTGGATTAAGTGGACCAGGAGGTTTGATGATGAATGATAGTGACTATATGAAAGGAGGGTCATGGTCCACATTAACCATGGGTCAACCAAGACAGGTTATTCAGAAGGGCTCAGCTACACTGGACAGGTCCATGCTCAAATCCAAGTCCTGTCAACAAGAACTAACCTGCAACTACCTACAGGTTGGAAGAAGG GGTGACTGGAGCAGCTCATTAGGTCGCAGCGGGGGTGCCAATGAAATCCCATGCCGGCGGATGCGGAGTGGTAGCTATGTGAAGGCAATGGGAGACATGGAAGACAGCGATGACTCTGAGGGAAGTCCCAAACCCTCACCAAAAACTGCTGCTCGGCGTCAGAGCTACCTCAGGGCTACCCAGCAGTCTCTGAGTGACCAGTTTCCCCCACGCAA CTGTCTTCCAGCTCTCAGAGAGTTCTCCAATAATCGCAGCCTAGACAACCTAGACTGTATCGGGAGTATAGGCTCATCTTTGCCACCATGGGACGACGATGACTTCAGCCAGGCTTGCAGTACCTTGGGCAGGCGCATGGGACAG CTACGAGACCTAGAAAGGAGCCATCATTATGAAGACCGCAGCTCAGATTCTACATTTAGAGATTCCCGTTCCCATTCTCAGGACAACTCAGAGCCTCCAGACCTACCCATGCCAACGTGCTTCCGATCCCGCAGCCACAGCTACCTGAGAGCCATCCAGGCTGGCTGTTCCCAAGACGACGAAGTTGCATCCATTGACTCGGGCTGCTCTCCGCCTCCCATTGACACCACGGTTCGCACCTACAGCACCAGCACTG ACGAACTTTCTGGACAATGGAAGACATGGAAAGAACAGTTTGGCTCTTACCTGAGAGCCACAGGCTTGGACAAAGAACCAAAGGAGAAACAACTTGCAATTTTTCTTCAGCGTTTTGGGACAGACAGACCACACATCCTACCCCCACGCACAG TCTCCTCGTGCATAACCACCTGTAAGAAAGCAGCTCCTCCACCAGTGCCACCCCGTACAACCTCCAAGCCCTACATCTCAGTGACCGTGCAGAGCAGCACAGAATCGGCCCAGGACAACTACTTGGACCAGCAGGacaggaggtcagaggtcaacagCCAATCTAGCCACGCTCAAAGCAATTCTTCTGACAGCCTTGACAGCACCCGTGCCAACAGCCTGGCCCGGGGCATTCCCCGCCCTCCGCACATCATCCCCACTCCTATTGCTACCCCGAGAGAACCAATTGCCCCCGCTACTGCAAATGCTTCCACTGAGACAAGTGACTCTGTAGTCCAGCACGAACCCCTAAAATCGGGATTTAATAAAGGAAATCTTGCAGCAGAGGAGCCCCTAGTAGTCCCGGTGCCCAGGCGGAAACTTTCCTCCATTGGCATACAG GTGGACTGTATTCAGGAAGTTGCACGAGAAGAGACTCCTCCCCTGACCAGATTTCAATCAATTGGAGTACAGGTGGAGGACGGGTGGCA GCTCAGTCACTCCAGCAGCATGGCCTCAAAGCACGAAACAGACTCAGACACGCAGGACATCTCTATCATCTCCCATGTAATTAATGCCAAACCCACTGAGAAGAAAGTCATGGTCAATTGTGCCAGTCAGTCCATGAGCTCCCCTCCTGGACGAGACTCTTTAGACAGCGCCGACCCCACCTCTTCACCTCCACCTCCCAGGCAGATTCTCAACCGCTCCACCACAAGAAGCAGCTCTTCCTCTTTTTCGGAAAGTCTGGACCCAGCGTTGGACCCCTCTTCTCTTCCACCGCCAGACCCCTGGCTGGACAGCGGGAATAACAGCAGTGTCCCTCAGAGCGGAGGAGGGGGAACGCTGTGTCGGAGGGACGGCCAGTGGTTCTTGAAGCTACTGCAGGCCGAGACGGGACGCATGGAAGGCTGGTGCCAGCAGATGGAACAGGAAACCAAAGATAACCAGCTCTCAGAAGAGG TGCTGGGGAAGATTCGCAGTGCAGTAGGAAGTGCCCAACTCCTAATGTCTCAGAAGTTTCAGCAGTTCCGGGGACTGTGTGAACAAAACTTG AATACAAATGCCAACCCACGCCCTACAGCCCAGGACCTGGCTGGTTTTTGGGACCTCCTTCAGCTATCCATTGAAGACATCAGCCTCAAATTTGATGAGCTGTACCATCTCAAGTCCAATGACTGGCAGCCCGTGACATCTGCAGCTGCCCAGTCAAATTCTGAGCGGAAG GACGAGGAGAAGGCGGCGTCAAAGAAGCCTGGTAAGGTACGACCACCGCTGGGCCGCGAGAAGAGTGCCGACTCTTCATCCAACTCTTCCTTGAGCTCGGCAGAGAAACAGCGACAAGAGGCTCGCAAGCGTCTGCTGGCTGCTAAGAAGGCTGCCTCGTTTCGCCAGAACTCGGCCACAGAGAGCGCAGACAGCATCGAAATTTACGTCCCTGAGGCCCAGACTCGTCTCTGA
- the dlgap4b gene encoding disks large-associated protein 4 isoform X4 → MKGLGTNRSRHLSDSCDTSADHSEALFSHKTTTLPRSPYLLSPTMDHYGTMDPHLYSSANPSSLPPECMLPLNNQLSNSSTFPGIHYNSYDQSDFSPPGDSIGGISTGTMGTSMSMGMGMGTGMGMGMAGLSARTPMITSGSATISHHMTKNQTPPSLLEFDKQLPGGRDGFSTLQFHRTSAAAAAKQRTDSPGRIRYMLHSVQKLFAKSQSLESHNMKGNVNGRSTGSGGGSSSTEDGGKHNRRAKSKDRGTKSEATAKRRPRSNMSGYWSSDDLDSSDLSSYHNTMAMMTLGRPSGPDSHGGQNRYIHSGYNTISSSKSSSDLKYQALPGPGGGGGGGLSGLGGLSGPGGLMMNDSDYMKGGSWSTLTMGQPRQVIQKGSATLDRSMLKSKSCQQELTCNYLQVGRRGDWSSSLGRSGGANEIPCRRMRSGSYVKAMGDMEDSDDSEGSPKPSPKTAARRQSYLRATQQSLSDQFPPRNRTLEYTFLQGELDALWSPLHSVSSLHQLGRSMSSCLPALREFSNNRSLDNLDCIGSIGSSLPPWDDDDFSQACSTLGRRMGQLRDLERSHHYEDRSSDSTFRDSRSHSQDNSEPPDLPMPTCFRSRSHSYLRAIQAGCSQDDEVASIDSGCSPPPIDTTVRTYSTSTDELSGQWKTWKEQFGSYLRATGLDKEPKEKQLAIFLQRFGTDRPHILPPRTVSSCITTCKKAAPPPVPPRTTSKPYISVTVQSSTESAQDNYLDQQDRRSEVNSQSSHAQSNSSDSLDSTRANSLARGIPRPPHIIPTPIATPREPIAPATANASTETSDSVVQHEPLKSGFNKGNLAAEEPLVVPVPRRKLSSIGIQVDCIQEVAREETPPLTRFQSIGVQVEDGWQLSHSSSMASKHETDSDTQDISIISHVINAKPTEKKVMVNCASQSMSSPPGRDSLDSADPTSSPPPPRQILNRSTTRSSSSSFSESLDPALDPSSLPPPDPWLDSGNNSSVPQSGGGGTLCRRDGQWFLKLLQAETGRMEGWCQQMEQETKDNQLSEEVLGKIRSAVGSAQLLMSQKFQQFRGLCEQNLNTNANPRPTAQDLAGFWDLLQLSIEDISLKFDELYHLKSNDWQPVTSAAAQSNSERKVLPTPAAQCPGWGRGEGGVKEAW, encoded by the exons ATGAAAGGCTTAGGGACCAACCGCAGCAGACACCTGTCTGATTCCTGCGACACTTCTGCAGACCATTCAGAGGCCCTCTTTTCTCATAAGACCACCACACTTCCTCGCAGCCCTTACTTGCTGAGTCCCACAATGGACCACTATGGCACCATGGACCCCCACCTTTACTCTTCAGCCAACCCAAGCTCCCTTCCACCAGAATGCATGCTGCCCCTCAACAACCAGCTGTCCAACAGCAGCACCTTTCCTGGGATTCACTACAACTCCTATGACCAGTCTGATTTTTCTCCTCCTGGGGACAGTATCGGAGGAATAAGCACAGGGACCATGGGGACCTCCATGTCCATGGGCATGGGCATGGGGACGGGAATGGGCATGGGCATGGCAGGGCTGAGCGCACGAACACCTATGATTACAAGTGGCTCAGCAACAATATCACATCATATGACCAAGAACCAGACCCCACCAAGTCTGCTTGAGTTTGATAAACAGTTACCTGGCGGCCGTGATGGATTCAGCACATTGCAGTTTCACCGaacatctgctgctgctgctgccaagCAGCGTACGGACAGTCCTGGTCGTATTCGTTACATGCTGCACTCAGTGCAGAAGCTCTTTGCGAAGTCGCAGTCCCTGGAGAGCCACAACATGAAAGGAAATGTTAACGGACGGTCGACCGGCAGTGGAGGAGGTTCATCTAGTACGGAGGATGGAGGGAAGCACAATCGCAGAGCCAAAAGTAAAGATCGGGGTACAAAATCAGAAGCAACTGCCAAGCGACGGCCACGCTCCAACATGTCGGGTTACTGGAGCTCGGACGATCTGGACAGCAGCGATTTGAGCAGCTACCACAACACCATGGCCATGATGACTCTCGGGCGTCCATCTGGCCCCGACAGCCACGGGGGGCAGAACAGATACATCCACAGTGGCTACAACACTATCAGCTCATCTAAAAGCAGCAGTGACTTAAAGTATCAGGCACTTCCTGGGCCAGggggtggaggaggtggtggatTAAGTGGACTAGGTGGATTAAGTGGACCAGGAGGTTTGATGATGAATGATAGTGACTATATGAAAGGAGGGTCATGGTCCACATTAACCATGGGTCAACCAAGACAGGTTATTCAGAAGGGCTCAGCTACACTGGACAGGTCCATGCTCAAATCCAAGTCCTGTCAACAAGAACTAACCTGCAACTACCTACAGGTTGGAAGAAGG GGTGACTGGAGCAGCTCATTAGGTCGCAGCGGGGGTGCCAATGAAATCCCATGCCGGCGGATGCGGAGTGGTAGCTATGTGAAGGCAATGGGAGACATGGAAGACAGCGATGACTCTGAGGGAAGTCCCAAACCCTCACCAAAAACTGCTGCTCGGCGTCAGAGCTACCTCAGGGCTACCCAGCAGTCTCTGAGTGACCAGTTTCCCCCACGCAA CAGAACCCTGGAATACACCTTTTTGCAAGGGGAGCTAGATGCCCTGTGGTCTCCACTCCACAGTGTGTCCTCTCTGCACCAGCTGGGCAGGTCAATGAGCAG CTGTCTTCCAGCTCTCAGAGAGTTCTCCAATAATCGCAGCCTAGACAACCTAGACTGTATCGGGAGTATAGGCTCATCTTTGCCACCATGGGACGACGATGACTTCAGCCAGGCTTGCAGTACCTTGGGCAGGCGCATGGGACAG CTACGAGACCTAGAAAGGAGCCATCATTATGAAGACCGCAGCTCAGATTCTACATTTAGAGATTCCCGTTCCCATTCTCAGGACAACTCAGAGCCTCCAGACCTACCCATGCCAACGTGCTTCCGATCCCGCAGCCACAGCTACCTGAGAGCCATCCAGGCTGGCTGTTCCCAAGACGACGAAGTTGCATCCATTGACTCGGGCTGCTCTCCGCCTCCCATTGACACCACGGTTCGCACCTACAGCACCAGCACTG ACGAACTTTCTGGACAATGGAAGACATGGAAAGAACAGTTTGGCTCTTACCTGAGAGCCACAGGCTTGGACAAAGAACCAAAGGAGAAACAACTTGCAATTTTTCTTCAGCGTTTTGGGACAGACAGACCACACATCCTACCCCCACGCACAG TCTCCTCGTGCATAACCACCTGTAAGAAAGCAGCTCCTCCACCAGTGCCACCCCGTACAACCTCCAAGCCCTACATCTCAGTGACCGTGCAGAGCAGCACAGAATCGGCCCAGGACAACTACTTGGACCAGCAGGacaggaggtcagaggtcaacagCCAATCTAGCCACGCTCAAAGCAATTCTTCTGACAGCCTTGACAGCACCCGTGCCAACAGCCTGGCCCGGGGCATTCCCCGCCCTCCGCACATCATCCCCACTCCTATTGCTACCCCGAGAGAACCAATTGCCCCCGCTACTGCAAATGCTTCCACTGAGACAAGTGACTCTGTAGTCCAGCACGAACCCCTAAAATCGGGATTTAATAAAGGAAATCTTGCAGCAGAGGAGCCCCTAGTAGTCCCGGTGCCCAGGCGGAAACTTTCCTCCATTGGCATACAG GTGGACTGTATTCAGGAAGTTGCACGAGAAGAGACTCCTCCCCTGACCAGATTTCAATCAATTGGAGTACAGGTGGAGGACGGGTGGCA GCTCAGTCACTCCAGCAGCATGGCCTCAAAGCACGAAACAGACTCAGACACGCAGGACATCTCTATCATCTCCCATGTAATTAATGCCAAACCCACTGAGAAGAAAGTCATGGTCAATTGTGCCAGTCAGTCCATGAGCTCCCCTCCTGGACGAGACTCTTTAGACAGCGCCGACCCCACCTCTTCACCTCCACCTCCCAGGCAGATTCTCAACCGCTCCACCACAAGAAGCAGCTCTTCCTCTTTTTCGGAAAGTCTGGACCCAGCGTTGGACCCCTCTTCTCTTCCACCGCCAGACCCCTGGCTGGACAGCGGGAATAACAGCAGTGTCCCTCAGAGCGGAGGAGGGGGAACGCTGTGTCGGAGGGACGGCCAGTGGTTCTTGAAGCTACTGCAGGCCGAGACGGGACGCATGGAAGGCTGGTGCCAGCAGATGGAACAGGAAACCAAAGATAACCAGCTCTCAGAAGAGG TGCTGGGGAAGATTCGCAGTGCAGTAGGAAGTGCCCAACTCCTAATGTCTCAGAAGTTTCAGCAGTTCCGGGGACTGTGTGAACAAAACTTG AATACAAATGCCAACCCACGCCCTACAGCCCAGGACCTGGCTGGTTTTTGGGACCTCCTTCAGCTATCCATTGAAGACATCAGCCTCAAATTTGATGAGCTGTACCATCTCAAGTCCAATGACTGGCAGCCCGTGACATCTGCAGCTGCCCAGTCAAATTCTGAGCGGAAGGTACTTCCCACCCCTGCTGCCCAGTGCCCTGGCTGGG GACGAGGAGAAGGCGGCGTCAAAGAAGCCTGGTAA